GACTCGGAAACTGGACCGGCTCCAGAGACAGCatcggcgacttttccggcgagacACCCGGTAAATATCCCGACATATACACCAAAGCTTCTCTGCGATTTTCCATCTTCACGTCCTCGTTCCCGTTCATCGGAGCTAGCTCAGTTTTTGAATTTCCGTTTACTAAAAGCAACGGCCTTTAGTTCGAAGTTTCAGACGGACTCAGAAAATGGAGGCGAATCGTTTTTCAGGATGTAACGAGTGCCACGTGGGATGACACGTGGGAGAATCTGGGCcactatacttttttttttaaagcacgGGGGTGTTGGAACTTTCTGGAAGAGAAGGACCATTGCCGACTTAACATGTGAAGCGCTCTAGTGGAGTGCCGCGAGGTCGAGTTTTAATAAATTGTTTTACGGTTCAAGTGGCGGGGGAAAATTAGAACTCCACCAGCGCATGCCGCGTGGCAAGCGGATATTCGTTTGGATCATATGGATGTTTATTTTCCACGGTCAGATGGGTGCCACCTATGCGTTTAATCTAGTAATCTTTAATTTTTGAATTCTTAATTGATTGAATCTTTcacgtcaaaaaaaaaaaattgattaaagcTTTAATTCCATTTGGAACAACAGCCGACATGAAGTGGAATAGTGGATCTCTAAAAAGACAAGAGGGGAAAATAgacctttctaatttaatctatttttttttctctgttttcttctctctctctctctcgtttcaGATAAAAGCCTCCACTGCCAAAAAGTTCCAACGCGCCATCTGCCTCCTCAAGACCCAACCATGGCAGGAATGACAGAAGGGTTGGGCtaattttatacatacaaaaattTTGCGaagaactcttttttttttttaggtttggaacccagtgggaggttcatcctcacgcctttattattcaaaacatacaattggggggggggggacataaaaccaaaaccccgtaaattaaaaattacaaacatAAATCTATCTGAATCGTACCCTCCGAGGCCCACTAACTTCAAATTCAGTAATCATTGAATCATTATCAATACTATCGGCAAAGTCTTTTTCAATGTAGAGAACTATCAAATCATCAAGAAAGTCATATTCCATCTTATTTCGAAGTCTGTTTTTTATGATGTTCATAGATGAAAATGCTCTCTCTGTTGTTGCTGTAGAAACTGGCAGAGTCAGAACAAGGAAAATCAACCTGTAAATCATAGGAAAGAATGCAGACTTTCTTGATTCAACTAACCGCCGACACAAATCAGACACAGAATTTGTGTTGGAAAATCTTGCATCCCTTTGAATATCTGTTAGAAAATACCCACACTCCATGTCTAGAGCATACATATCAGATGATGTAAAATCTTCAGAATAAAACTTCAAAGCAAGATTGCAAACATCTTCAGATTTGAATGAAACAAAATTATCACGAGGATCAAATGTAGCACTAAGAACAAGAAGCTCCAACGAATTATCTTGAAATCTACTATCCAACTCTGCCaattgaaaatctattacaGCATTAAGTATATTGACCCGATAATAATGCTCATTTGTAATATTTTGTTCAGAAGCCCTTATACCTTTCTTGTAAGGAGAAGACATATCCGGCATAATAATATCATACTCACAACAAAATGATGCAACCCTCATAATCAAATTATCCCAACCATCTTCTCTCATATCTTggagttttgattttgttattgaaaGAAAGTTTAGAGCATTCAAAATGTCTATGGCTTTTTTTTTGCAATGACTGACAAAGAAAGTCAGTAATCCTCATGACATCATGCATCAAAAGCaagcaaaacacaaaatcaaaacgcTCCATAGCCTTACCTACACTCTTTGCTTCTCCTTGTACTTTATTTGGTCCGTTTGCAACCAATTCGGCAAGAGTTGTTCGGGTGGCTCCAAAtaatttaatcaaacttgatATAGATCGAAGATGTGAACCCCAACGAGTAGCCCCTGCTCGTTGCAAAGTGCAAGCCTGATTAGCCCCTGTTCTTGTACCAAGTGTACCAGCAGCCACTAACTctacaatttcttcttctctgatAACTTTTAATGCTGAATGTCGTTTTGTAgaagaatcaacaaaatttaCAATGAAGTTTAGAGTAGAGAAAAATTCCCAAATATCATGCACTCCTTTAGCTGCAGCATTTAAAGTCAATTGTAAGCGATGAGCAAAGCAATGCACATAATATGCAGATGGACACTCTTCACGAAACAAAGCTTGTAAACCATTAAATTCACCCCGCATGTTGCTAGCACCATCATATCATTGGCCATGCATGTTTTCTACCTGAAGATCATATTGAGCAAGCACTTTGGATATTTCATTTTTCAGAGTTTGAGAACAAGTGTCTACAACACTAACAACTTTGAAAAACCGTTCTCTAATAAACCCATAACAATCAACAAATCGAAGAATGATAGCCATTTACTCCCTATTAGATGCATCAACCGCTTCATCAACTAGGATACAAAATTTGGCATCTCCCACTTCTTCACGAATCTtggttctaactttgttggCAAGAATATTGGCAATTTGTCTTTGAATCTCTGGAGAAATATACTTAGCATTTCCAGGAGCATTTTCTAAGACTTTTTGAACTTCTATATTCATTCTTCCAAAAGACTTCCTTACTGCATTGAAATTTCCACTATTGGATGAATCAATGGATTCATCATGCCCTCTAAAAGCACATCCTTGGTGGGCTAACAACCTTACACTCTCTATAGTAGTAATAAGTCAAAGTCGGTTATTTGCTACTtcttgtgatgattgtgtgctaATCACTCTCTCAATATGCTTAGATGGGTTTCTTAGTGTCTCCCACTTATGCATGGCAGCATTATGTGGGGAATTTAATCCTCCCACGTGACCAAGAATGCCAGACTGTTTGGACATAACATTCTTCCAACCTTGAAACCCACACTTAGTGAATGCTGGATGGTGGGATGGATAACTATCAAAGAGGAAACACGGGAAGCAATATGCTTTGTCCAACTCTTCGGAATACTCAAGCCAAGGCCAATCTTTGAACCATTTGGcattaaatttttgacattgaCCTCCATCAAAAGAAGGTGGATACTTGCTTAACTGAGGTTGATATGGTCCTAAGACCACATAAGCTCTTCAAATATTGGCACGCTCATTCAAATGGTACTTGCATATTGGAAGTCGTATTCCTGGATCACGCTCAAGAGAACTAACATCAACATTTTCTTCTATCTCAATTCTTTCATCACGACACTCTTCTAGTGGACTAGGTGGAGCAGTGTTTATAGGAACATCATTCACATAATTCTCAGTCACATTTCTACTCCCACTCCCACTCCCAATTTCATTCCTAGTACCACTTGATGGAGTGTCACTTGTAAACCATGAAAGAATATTTTTGTACCGCTTGGGTTTTCGGCGATCCGTCATTTTATTCAATacctataatatatatacatacatttcAATATAACAATTAACACAATGAATTACCCATCAGCAACAACCCGATACAGAGatccattcccaattatcaacccATCATCAACAACCCATTACCCATCAGCAATGACAATCAATTATCAAACATTCAACAACATAACAACCCATTCCCACTACAGCAATGACAATCAAtcaaccaaaaatccaaaacattcTCAACTCCCAATTATCAACAACAACCCATCAGCAATGATAATCaatcaacaaaaatccaatacCTGGGATTTGGAACTCTTAAAGGCTGGAAGGGGGAAGCAAATGGGGACAGTGCCACTGCACCACAGCCCACGGGGGAGAACCGAAAAAGAGGAGAGATGAGACTCCTGAGAGTCGACCTACATCATCTGGGAATATCCCACACAATCAAtcaaccaaaaatccaaaacattcCCAAATCCCAATTATCAACCCATTACCCATCATCAACAACCC
Above is a genomic segment from Rosa chinensis cultivar Old Blush chromosome 3, RchiOBHm-V2, whole genome shotgun sequence containing:
- the LOC112194124 gene encoding uncharacterized protein LOC112194124, which translates into the protein MRGEFNGLQALFREECPSAYYVHCFAHRLQLTLNAAAKGVHDIWEFFSTLNFIVNFVDSSTKRHSALKVIREEEIVELVAAGTLGTRTGANQACTLQRAGATRWGSHLRSISSLIKLFGATRTTLAELVANGPNKVQGEAKSVELDSRFQDNSLELLVLSATFDPRDNFVSFKSEDVCNLALKFYSEDFTSSDMYALDMECGLIFLVLTLPVSTATTERAFSSMNIIKNRLRNKMEYDFLDDLIVLYIEKDFADSIDNDSMITEFEVSGPRRVRFR